The Actinomycetes bacterium genome includes the window ACGGTGATGAGATTCAGGTGGGCAAGTACCGCTTCATCTTCTTGGAGGTTTCAGCTCAGTGAGTGCGTTAGCTTCGTCCAACCTAGGCGCCACAATGACAATCGGGGAGGTGTTGGCCCTGCTGCGGCCAGATTTCTCCGACATAACTATCTCTAAGATCCGCTTTCTGGAGGGCGAGGGTTTGGTTTCACCGCAGCGGGCCCCCTCGGGTTATCGACGATTTAGTGGTGCGGATGTTGATCGGTTGCGCCTCGTGCTGGTGGCCCAACGTGACCACTTCCTACCGCTACGTGTCATCAAAGAAAAGCTCCAAGCGGGGGAGCTGGAGACCCACCTGTTCCCGGTAGAGGAGCAGGTGTCAGAAAACCCTCAACCAGAAGTTCAGGTCGAGGGTTTGGATCCGGTGGCGCCCCAACCTTTACCGGAGGTGGACCCGCAAGGACGGTTCAGTCTGCGGGAAGCGGCGCGCGAGTCCGGGCTTCCCTTGGACGATCTGCGGGAACTCGTAAGTTTCGGAGTGCTGCAGATCGATGCAGGCGAGCGGTTATCTGGAGCCCAAGTACTACTGTGTCGCGCCTATGCGGTGTTATCGGCTTCCGGCGTGGATTACCGGCATTTGCGTCAGGTCAAGAACAGTGCGTCCCGGGACGCCAGTTTGATTTCCCAGTCGGTGCCGCACCTGCGGGCGGCAGAGCGCGGGGACGCCGAGCAGAGTTTGTTGCAGGCATTTTCCGAAGCCCATTACTGGCTGGTGGTCGCTGAGTTGGATCGGTTGCGACCCAGTTATCGGTAACCCAGACAGTTGCCGGTCCACCCGGTGAGCGGCGGTAAAGTGCGTGACCGCTGTGGTTACTCACCGCTGGAACGGGGCCTCGGAATCGCCAGCTATTGAGCGGGGGATTGCCGAGCTATCGGGATACAGTGGCGGTGTGCGAGACCTCGATGTAGTCGGCGTGAGACTCGAGATGCCTTCGAATCAGCCGGTGGTGTTGCTGCAGGTGGAAGGCAGCAACCGCTATCTGCCGATCTGGGTGGGGACGGTGGAGGCTACCGCCATCGCTTTCGCCCTCGAGGGCGTCATACCGCCTCGGCCGATGACTCATGACCTAATCAAGGATCTGCTGGACCTGCTTGGTGATTCGCTGACGGAGGTGCGCATTACGGATCTGTCTGATGGTGTCTTTTACGCCAGACTGGTCTTTGCCTCAGGTAAGACGATGGATTGTCGACCTTCCGATGCGATCGCGCTGGCATTGCGCACTGAAACATCGATCGTCGGTGATGAGAAGGTGCTGGCTGAGGCAGCGGTGGAGATCGAGGAGCAAGGCGCTGAGGTGCCTGACGAGCAGGAGTTGGAGAAGTTCCGCGAATTCCTCGATCACGTCACCCCCGAGGACTTCAGTTCTGATTCGTAATAATCGGCGTGTCTCGGGCGCGGTCATTGACCTGCCAGCAGTGCTGCACTAGCGTCCAGTTAGACAAGCTTAGCGGTGACGCTAAGTCCTGCTTCCTGAATTATCCGGGGGATCCCGGGCTCAGTTGTGCAGTGACTGGTGAGTCTTGAGCAATCAAGGAGGACGTCGTGGTCGAGGAGCCCGTGGACCGTGACGATGCCGAGCAAGGCGCGCTTTTTGACTCGGCCCCCATGCGACCGATCCCCGATGATCTCGGCTACCGCGGCCCAGTAGCAAGCAAGACTGCGGGAATTACCTACCGACAGTTGGACTACTGGGCTCGAACCCAGTTGGTGGAACCATCGATCCGTTCGGCTAGTGGATCTGGTTCGCAGCGACTGTATTCCTTCCGAGATATTTTGACACTCCGCATCGTCAAGCGGTTGATTGATGCGGGCGTCTCGCTGGGCAATGTTCGTTCAGCCGTGGCCTATCTTTCCGATCGAGGCGACGTTGATCTGGCACAGATCACGTTGATGAGTGACGGTGCCTCGGTGTTCGAGTGCCGTAGTGAGGACGAGGTCATCGACATCGTTCGTGGCGGACAGGCAGTCTTCGGAATCGCAGTAGATCGAGTGTGGTCAGAAGTTGAAGGCTCGCTGGCCGAGATGCCGGGTGAGGCTCCATCGGGGGATACTGTTGCTCCGGAGGGAATGCTTGATGAACTCGCCGAACGTAGGACCCGCCGCACCGGCTGAAAGTACCGGTAGCGAAGCGACAGTCGACCCCGCAGCGTTCAGTTTTCAACGCCGGCACATTGGCCCTGATGCCAATGAGGCCGACGCGATGCTGGCCGAACTAGGTTTCGCCTCGCTGGATGAACTCGTAGCCGCAGTGCTACCCCCCGGTATCGGGGACGATCGGTTGCGCCTACCAGAACCCTGCTCGGAGTCTGAGGTATTGACTGAACTGCGGATGCTGGCATCTCGCAATGAAGTCGCGGCGCCCATGATTGGAATGGGGTATCACGCCACCGAAACCCCGGCAATCATTCGTCGACGAGTACTGGAAAATCCAGCCTGGTACACCGCCTACACCCCTTACCAGCCGGAGATTTCGCAGGGCCGGCTGGAAGCGTTGCTGAACTTCCAGACGATGGTGGCGGACTTGACCGGG containing:
- a CDS encoding MerR family transcriptional regulator, translating into MTIGEVLALLRPDFSDITISKIRFLEGEGLVSPQRAPSGYRRFSGADVDRLRLVLVAQRDHFLPLRVIKEKLQAGELETHLFPVEEQVSENPQPEVQVEGLDPVAPQPLPEVDPQGRFSLREAARESGLPLDDLRELVSFGVLQIDAGERLSGAQVLLCRAYAVLSASGVDYRHLRQVKNSASRDASLISQSVPHLRAAERGDAEQSLLQAFSEAHYWLVVAELDRLRPSYR
- a CDS encoding bifunctional nuclease family protein gives rise to the protein MRDLDVVGVRLEMPSNQPVVLLQVEGSNRYLPIWVGTVEATAIAFALEGVIPPRPMTHDLIKDLLDLLGDSLTEVRITDLSDGVFYARLVFASGKTMDCRPSDAIALALRTETSIVGDEKVLAEAAVEIEEQGAEVPDEQELEKFREFLDHVTPEDFSSDS
- a CDS encoding MerR family transcriptional regulator — its product is MRPIPDDLGYRGPVASKTAGITYRQLDYWARTQLVEPSIRSASGSGSQRLYSFRDILTLRIVKRLIDAGVSLGNVRSAVAYLSDRGDVDLAQITLMSDGASVFECRSEDEVIDIVRGGQAVFGIAVDRVWSEVEGSLAEMPGEAPSGDTVAPEGMLDELAERRTRRTG